CGAGGTCTGGCCGCACCTTCAGCAACAGGCCATCGGGGGCGAATATGCCAGGCGCGTCGGTGGGCACGGCGTCCTTGTACTTCTTGACGGCGCGCCGTGAGACCACCTCTTTCTTGAAGCGGAGGATGGGGTCTTGGGTCTTGTGCTCTTCGGTCAGGCGCGCCGCGGCCGCTTCGATGTTGAAGAGGCGGGCGATGAATGCCGATTGATGGCGAGCCACCCGGATCAGCAGGGAGCTTTCCGCCGGCTTGCTCAGGCCTTCACCCAGGGTCTCGCGATAGGCGGCGAACTCTGCCGCCAGCGCAGCATCGTCGGCGGCAAGGCGCTCGTGGAAGATGCGGGTCAGCTCCGCCAGCTTCTGCGGGTCGTAGAGCGACGCGTAGGTGAACCCTGGAATGCCGAGCTCGAGGCTGCCGGCCGCCTCTGGGGGTGCGATGTGTGTCGTCATGTCGAACCTCTTCAGCGCTTCCCGCGGATGTGGCGAACAGATCGGCGCGGCGAAGCGGAAATGGGCGCAATGATTCGTGAAACCGTGCCAAATCCCTCCGCTCTGCAAAGCCCCTGTTTGAACCTGATGCATGCCGCTCTCTTCAGAGAGACGCACCTGAGCCGACAGGAGTGATCCCGTTGCTTCGCGCAGAAACCGCCGTCATGACGGAGATCTACGTGAGCACCGATGTCGAGGCCGATGGCCTCATTCCCGGCATGCACTCCATGCTGAGCTTCGGATCGGCGGCCTTCAGCGAGGATGGACGACTGCTGGGAACCTTCACGGCCAACCTCGAGACCCTCGACGGGGCGACCACCGACGCGCGCACCATGCAGTGGTGGGCCCAGCACGAGAGGGCGTGGGAGGCCTGCCGCGTCCACGCTCGACCCGCCACCGAGGTCATGCCGGAGTATGCCGAGTGGCTCGATGGGCTTCCCGGGACCCCGGTGTTCGT
The sequence above is a segment of the Pseudomonadota bacterium genome. Coding sequences within it:
- a CDS encoding exonuclease, translating into MTEIYVSTDVEADGLIPGMHSMLSFGSAAFSEDGRLLGTFTANLETLDGATTDARTMQWWAQHERAWEACRVHARPATEVMPEYAEWLDGLPGTPVFVGYPAAYDFLFVYWYLIRFAGRSPFSFSALDMKTLAMATLGTTFRDATKRNMPSHWFETKNHTHVALDDAIEQG